The following are from one region of the Rosistilla carotiformis genome:
- a CDS encoding glucoamylase family protein — protein MQQFSAYAMVYDDTIFLTDMQQRCYRYFVEAADPATGLISDRAAADGSAASEHSSIAACGFGLVAHCIAADHQWLPRGEIIDRVGLLLRTLVECGEHERGFMYHFLNRADGRRTWNSEASTIDTALLIAGAMTAAVWFEEDEQIVQWADELYRRVDWNWMLGSNDCMHMGWTPERGRIPYQWDHFSELVLLVLLAIGAPENPIPSRCWQAWKRTPTLTFGDQEFLSYPPLFVHQYPAVFFDFREVRSPSGRNYFNNAVIAHRAQIQFLTDLGRKYPDQLGHYGPKLWGITSSDSDAGYRDWGGPYQDGRCEPDRGIDGTLVPSAAAGALAFVPQQALETLRYQKMEFGDAIYGRYGFVNAHNPATGWVNSDVIGIDTGISLMMAENLLSESLWKGFARHPAAIDALRMAGFSGHDGIG, from the coding sequence ATGCAACAGTTTTCTGCGTATGCGATGGTGTACGATGACACAATCTTCCTAACCGACATGCAACAGCGATGCTACCGCTACTTTGTTGAAGCGGCTGATCCGGCGACGGGCTTGATTTCGGATCGCGCTGCCGCCGATGGGAGCGCCGCCAGCGAGCATTCAAGCATCGCCGCGTGCGGCTTTGGACTGGTGGCGCACTGTATCGCGGCAGACCATCAGTGGTTGCCACGCGGTGAAATCATCGATCGCGTTGGCTTGTTGCTGCGTACGCTTGTCGAATGCGGCGAACATGAACGTGGCTTCATGTACCACTTTCTCAACCGTGCCGATGGGCGACGAACGTGGAACAGCGAGGCATCAACGATCGACACTGCCCTGTTAATCGCCGGAGCGATGACGGCGGCCGTGTGGTTCGAGGAAGACGAGCAGATCGTCCAGTGGGCCGACGAACTGTATCGTCGGGTCGATTGGAATTGGATGCTTGGCAGCAACGATTGTATGCACATGGGATGGACGCCCGAACGCGGCCGGATCCCTTATCAATGGGACCATTTCAGTGAATTGGTCCTGCTTGTGCTGTTGGCCATCGGAGCACCCGAAAATCCGATCCCTTCCCGATGTTGGCAGGCCTGGAAACGCACCCCGACACTTACCTTCGGCGATCAGGAATTCCTTAGCTATCCTCCGCTGTTCGTTCACCAATATCCGGCCGTATTTTTTGACTTTCGCGAGGTTCGTTCGCCGAGCGGACGCAACTATTTCAACAACGCGGTGATAGCCCATCGAGCCCAGATCCAATTCCTGACCGATCTCGGCCGCAAGTATCCCGATCAGCTGGGACACTATGGGCCAAAGCTTTGGGGCATCACGAGCAGCGACAGCGATGCCGGCTATCGCGACTGGGGAGGGCCGTATCAAGACGGACGCTGCGAACCCGACCGAGGGATCGATGGGACACTGGTCCCGAGCGCCGCCGCCGGTGCCCTGGCCTTTGTCCCTCAGCAAGCATTGGAAACGCTGCGCTATCAAAAGATGGAATTTGGCGATGCGATTTACGGCCGCTATGGCTTCGTCAACGCCCACAACCCAGCCACCGGTTGGGTCAATTCGGACGTGATCGGGATCGATACGGGGATCTCATTGATGATGGCCGAGAATCTGCTTTCGGAGAGCCTTTGGAAAGGGTTCGCGAGACATCCCGCCGCCATCGATGCGCTGCGAATGGCGGGGTTTTCTGGACACGATGGGATCGGTTGA
- a CDS encoding putative sugar nucleotidyl transferase — MRILIFEDSSTDQLAPITTSRPAYAITCASYRLIDWVRRLNLPTAAEVRSYLRPIQQADFADLQDVDSWQPTDQPVLAINARCVPSIENFQTLQRLVARKASGTVKSGHDVAAILLMPQDLERCKIGPGAGLAAPMLAAEGIDPIDESLPMFHWPHEVIRWHMQLMNASLEDRIANGNYEQREDGVFLAPGAKIGDYAVIDTSQGPILLDENVQVGPFCYFSGPVYAGAGTRVIEHAALKDGVSLGHTVKIGGEVEASVIEPYTNKQHHGFLGHSYLGSWINLGAGTCNSDLKNTYGRINIEYGDRKMATEMQFLGCIVGDYSKSAINTGIFTGKVIGVCSMLYGFVTQNVPSFMNYAQIFGQVAEIPADVMVATQARMFARRKVQQRQCDIDLIRAMYDQTSDQREEVDHAEIF, encoded by the coding sequence ATGCGGATTCTGATCTTCGAAGACAGTTCGACCGACCAATTGGCACCGATCACCACCAGCCGGCCTGCCTATGCGATCACCTGCGCCAGCTATCGCTTGATCGATTGGGTCCGTCGACTGAACCTGCCCACCGCGGCGGAGGTACGGTCCTATCTTCGCCCGATCCAGCAAGCGGACTTTGCCGACCTTCAAGACGTTGATTCGTGGCAGCCGACCGATCAGCCGGTGCTCGCGATTAACGCCCGCTGCGTTCCCAGCATCGAGAACTTTCAAACGCTTCAACGGCTCGTTGCGCGGAAAGCTTCGGGAACCGTCAAGTCGGGGCATGATGTCGCGGCGATCCTGTTGATGCCGCAAGACCTAGAGCGTTGTAAAATCGGCCCCGGGGCAGGTCTCGCTGCACCGATGCTAGCCGCCGAAGGGATCGACCCGATCGATGAATCGCTTCCGATGTTCCACTGGCCTCACGAAGTGATCCGCTGGCACATGCAGTTGATGAACGCATCGCTGGAAGACCGAATCGCCAACGGGAATTACGAACAACGCGAAGATGGCGTCTTCCTGGCTCCGGGAGCGAAGATCGGCGATTACGCGGTGATCGATACATCGCAAGGACCGATCTTGTTGGATGAGAATGTTCAAGTCGGACCGTTCTGTTACTTCAGTGGTCCCGTTTACGCCGGGGCTGGCACACGCGTGATCGAACACGCGGCGCTCAAAGATGGCGTCTCGCTGGGTCATACCGTCAAGATCGGTGGCGAGGTCGAAGCGTCGGTGATCGAACCGTACACGAACAAACAGCATCACGGATTTTTGGGGCACAGCTATCTGGGCAGCTGGATCAATCTCGGAGCGGGAACGTGTAACAGCGATCTCAAGAATACCTACGGCCGGATCAACATCGAATACGGCGATCGCAAAATGGCGACGGAGATGCAGTTCTTGGGCTGTATCGTCGGCGACTACTCGAAGTCGGCGATCAACACCGGCATCTTCACCGGCAAGGTGATCGGTGTCTGTAGCATGCTGTATGGATTCGTCACGCAAAACGTCCCCAGCTTCATGAACTACGCTCAGATCTTTGGCCAAGTTGCCGAGATCCCGGCGGATGTTATGGTTGCCACCCAAGCGCGGATGTTCGCTCGCCGAAAGGTCCAGCAACGGCAATGCGATATCGATCTAATCCGGGCGATGTACGATCAAACGAGCGATCAGCGTGAAGAGGTCGATCACGCCGAAATCTTTTAG
- the mdoH gene encoding glucans biosynthesis glucosyltransferase MdoH, which yields MALHPRVVPLRRTTQLIRVLVTIATLAMTALATSSYLAVAAGGNGINALELVSVPFFAILFGWISFSFWLATLGFLFASREQWKYHFRNRDLKPLDPTAPEKRTAVLMPVYNESPSRVFAGVEAMISELRHRDTADRFDFYILSDTTDPEVWLEEEAAWSELVERLGVSDSLFYRHRPKNSARKAGNIADFVERWGARHDYMIVLDADSLVSAATMQAMVQRMDENPRLGILQIPPVPIGRMSVFARLQQFAASVYGASFVKGFSIWAGDEGNYWGHNAILRVEAFRRHCDLPVLPGVPPLGGEILSHDFVEAALMVRAGWQVQVATDLGGSYEECPTTLGDYAQRDQRWCQGNLQHAKLLANEKFRTLSQLHFSCGVMSYLASPLWVVFTILCVAGTIIDVQSVNAATAPEETRGAVLIFAAAMLLLLLPKLWGVLLISQRRLQVARHGGWIGLWGSALLETLCSVLLSPIMAVFHTRYVVAVLTGTNVRWSAQQRDERGVSWSEATRQFASLTIGGLLVTLLIASFVPSLLLWFSPLLVGVLLSIPLAVMLGSQRLGAALRKRGLLLIPAETRPPTICLYHNLALQQAARTAAARPSTSWFETVLSDPKAFLRHARVQASTTSNLPLPPSDREAITTAFNRGGVNAIPAELRGKLLLDDKTLTSLHLETQLV from the coding sequence ATGGCACTCCATCCACGCGTCGTGCCGCTACGAAGGACCACACAACTCATTCGTGTGTTGGTCACAATCGCAACCCTCGCCATGACGGCGTTGGCGACCAGCAGCTATCTCGCGGTCGCCGCGGGGGGCAACGGGATCAATGCGTTGGAACTGGTCAGCGTCCCCTTCTTTGCGATCCTGTTCGGCTGGATTTCATTTTCGTTTTGGCTTGCAACGCTTGGCTTCCTGTTCGCGTCGCGCGAACAATGGAAGTACCACTTTCGCAACCGCGATCTAAAACCATTGGATCCGACGGCTCCGGAAAAGCGAACCGCCGTTCTGATGCCGGTCTACAACGAATCGCCGTCGCGTGTCTTTGCGGGAGTCGAAGCGATGATCTCCGAACTGCGACATCGCGACACCGCAGATCGGTTCGATTTTTATATCCTCAGCGACACGACCGACCCGGAGGTCTGGCTTGAAGAGGAAGCGGCATGGTCCGAACTTGTGGAACGGCTGGGCGTCAGCGATTCGTTGTTCTATCGCCATCGGCCCAAAAATTCGGCTCGCAAAGCGGGCAATATTGCCGATTTCGTCGAACGCTGGGGGGCCCGCCACGACTACATGATTGTCTTGGATGCGGACAGTCTCGTGTCGGCAGCGACGATGCAAGCGATGGTGCAGCGGATGGATGAGAATCCGCGGCTGGGCATCCTGCAGATCCCGCCGGTCCCGATCGGTCGGATGTCCGTTTTCGCTCGCCTGCAACAATTTGCCGCGAGCGTTTACGGGGCCAGTTTTGTCAAAGGCTTCTCGATTTGGGCGGGAGACGAAGGGAATTATTGGGGACACAACGCGATCCTGCGCGTCGAGGCGTTTCGCCGACACTGCGACTTGCCAGTACTGCCCGGTGTGCCGCCGCTGGGCGGAGAAATCCTAAGCCACGATTTTGTCGAAGCCGCGTTAATGGTCCGCGCAGGTTGGCAGGTCCAGGTGGCGACCGACCTGGGTGGCAGCTATGAAGAGTGTCCCACAACGCTTGGCGATTATGCCCAACGCGATCAACGATGGTGCCAGGGCAATCTTCAGCATGCGAAACTTCTCGCCAACGAAAAGTTTCGGACGCTGAGTCAATTGCATTTCAGTTGTGGAGTAATGTCGTATCTCGCGTCGCCGTTGTGGGTGGTTTTCACCATCCTGTGTGTCGCAGGAACGATTATCGACGTGCAATCGGTCAACGCGGCCACCGCCCCAGAAGAGACGCGAGGGGCGGTCCTAATCTTTGCCGCCGCAATGTTGTTGTTGCTGCTGCCAAAGTTGTGGGGAGTCCTACTGATATCTCAGCGTCGACTGCAGGTCGCGCGGCATGGAGGGTGGATCGGTCTCTGGGGCAGTGCGTTGTTGGAAACCCTTTGTTCGGTGCTGCTGTCGCCAATCATGGCGGTCTTTCACACTCGCTATGTAGTCGCGGTCCTGACGGGAACCAACGTTCGCTGGTCGGCTCAGCAGCGGGATGAACGTGGCGTTTCGTGGAGTGAGGCGACGCGTCAGTTCGCCAGTTTGACCATTGGCGGTCTCTTGGTCACCCTGCTGATCGCTTCGTTTGTACCTTCGCTGCTTCTGTGGTTTTCCCCGTTGCTGGTAGGCGTTCTGTTGTCGATTCCATTGGCCGTGATGTTGGGTAGCCAACGCCTTGGGGCGGCGCTGCGGAAGCGTGGCTTGTTGCTGATCCCCGCCGAAACGCGACCTCCGACAATCTGCCTTTATCACAACTTGGCGCTTCAACAGGCAGCGCGGACTGCAGCCGCGCGTCCTTCAACCAGTTGGTTTGAAACGGTCCTTTCCGACCCAAAGGCGTTCTTGCGCCATGCACGAGTCCAAGCGTCGACCACATCGAATTTGCCCCTGCCCCCATCGGACCGAGAAGCGATCACAACCGCATTCAATCGCGGGGGCGTCAACGCAATCCCCGCCGAGCTACGAGGCAAACTGTTGCTGGATGACAAAACGTTGACGTCGCTGCATCTGGAAACCCAACTGGTCTAA
- a CDS encoding efflux RND transporter permease subunit, whose translation MKSVIRWAITNSPGMNVIMLATMLIGAACFYGMRREVFPEFELEIVVVTVPYPGATPEDVEDGICQKIEEAVRSIEGIKKVTSIAQEGSGSVIMELQADVADVQKVLNEIDREVARIPSFPDLTEEPTVQQITFRTPAIRVAVVGPQTDAPDSELRLRRVVEELRDDLLQLKTVSATSIMGAKPFQIDVEVSEEMLRKYGLSLKQIAAVLRARNIELPGGQLKADGQEVLLRAKNKGRFGEEIGRIPIITQPNGSVLTVNDIGTVYDAFEDLTSISEINGEPAMVINVERTKSEDLLAMVREVREYVNRALPPEPQGVSNFQRLKAWLTRGSGEEGDPTAVAAVEEPKSRGLAPRLPPGYKLVVWGDTSQDVQDRLSLLIRNGASGLVLVFLVLAFFLELRLAFWVALGIPISILGAGCILWYGDKTLNMLSLFSFLVALGIVVDDAIIVGENIYAHRQQGKKRLRAAIDGAAEVLPSVSASVTTTVIAFSPMFFVSGVMGKFMAVIPFAVIAMLVISLLESLFVLPAHLAHEHSGFFRFLGILLYPLRPIGMLLTAIGSRTSRGLELFAERVYLPVFKYALQFPTIPISIAFGMLIVTVGMVRGGIVQKNLFPKLDSNNVKATVVFPDGTPMAITDAATAKMEEAIRRVSAEIAAERSAAEKKTPLELYPDSPLTMTGPVKLTFRQVGSMTTGGGAAEQTTTGSHAGQVLVELYDTTVRTTKSSELLNRWRDAVGELPGAESVVFGTEDMGPGGAAIEFKLLAPADKMDALEAATEAAKAQLATKEGVFDIRDDNTPGKWEFQFKVKEDALATGVTPTDLGETVRNAYYGAEVMRLQRGRNEVKLMVRYPKEQRSTLGNFNEIFVRTEGISPGMAAERPITELADLEIRRGFSEINRVDQRRSITVTADIDETKANGSDIVAALQKQFEPTLQEKFPGVSIRWEGQQEQSRESVGSLMVGFAVAMFCMFILLVLQFRSYFQPLIILAIIPFGMIGAVWGHAVMGLPLSLFSMFGLVALAGVVVNDSIVLVDFINSRIRAGEPPAMALLESGQRRFRPVILTSFTTIAGLLPLLLEKSFQAQLLIPMATSLAFGLLTATVLVLFMVPILYMLYLKMLERMGIPYTDHTATNLEIQTHPATH comes from the coding sequence ATGAAAAGTGTCATCCGATGGGCGATCACCAATTCGCCGGGCATGAACGTGATCATGTTGGCAACGATGCTGATTGGCGCGGCATGTTTTTACGGGATGCGGCGCGAAGTGTTCCCCGAATTCGAACTGGAGATCGTCGTCGTGACGGTTCCCTACCCCGGCGCGACTCCCGAGGATGTCGAAGACGGCATCTGTCAGAAGATCGAGGAGGCGGTTCGTTCGATCGAAGGCATTAAAAAGGTCACGTCGATCGCGCAAGAGGGGTCGGGCAGCGTGATCATGGAACTGCAGGCGGATGTGGCCGACGTGCAGAAGGTGCTCAATGAGATCGACCGTGAAGTCGCGCGGATCCCGAGCTTTCCCGATCTGACCGAGGAACCGACCGTTCAACAGATTACGTTCCGCACGCCAGCGATCCGCGTGGCCGTTGTGGGGCCACAGACCGACGCGCCCGATTCGGAATTGCGGCTGCGCCGTGTGGTGGAAGAGCTTCGCGACGATCTGTTGCAATTGAAAACGGTTTCGGCGACCAGTATCATGGGAGCCAAGCCGTTCCAGATCGATGTGGAAGTTTCTGAGGAGATGCTGCGGAAGTATGGGCTTTCGCTGAAGCAGATCGCTGCGGTCCTGCGGGCTCGGAACATCGAACTGCCAGGCGGACAATTGAAGGCCGACGGCCAAGAGGTCTTGCTGCGGGCGAAGAACAAAGGCCGGTTTGGCGAAGAGATCGGTCGGATTCCAATCATCACTCAGCCCAACGGTTCGGTGTTGACGGTTAATGATATCGGCACGGTTTATGACGCGTTTGAAGACCTGACCAGCATCAGCGAAATCAACGGCGAACCGGCGATGGTGATCAACGTCGAACGCACCAAGAGTGAAGATCTCTTGGCGATGGTTCGCGAGGTCCGTGAATATGTCAACCGCGCCCTGCCGCCAGAACCCCAAGGGGTTAGCAATTTTCAACGGCTGAAAGCTTGGCTGACCCGTGGTTCCGGTGAAGAGGGCGATCCAACGGCCGTCGCTGCGGTGGAGGAACCGAAATCGCGAGGCCTCGCGCCCCGTTTGCCACCGGGATACAAGTTGGTTGTTTGGGGCGATACCAGCCAAGACGTGCAGGATCGTTTGAGCCTCTTGATTCGCAATGGTGCGTCGGGGTTGGTGCTGGTCTTCTTGGTGTTGGCCTTCTTCCTGGAACTGCGGCTTGCCTTTTGGGTCGCCTTGGGGATTCCGATCTCCATTCTGGGAGCGGGCTGCATCTTGTGGTATGGCGACAAGACGCTGAACATGTTGAGTCTGTTCTCGTTCTTGGTCGCGTTGGGGATCGTGGTCGATGATGCGATCATTGTTGGTGAAAATATCTACGCGCATCGCCAGCAGGGGAAGAAACGCTTGCGGGCGGCGATCGATGGTGCGGCGGAGGTGCTGCCCAGTGTGTCGGCATCGGTCACGACGACCGTGATCGCGTTTTCGCCCATGTTTTTTGTCTCCGGTGTGATGGGCAAATTCATGGCCGTGATCCCGTTTGCGGTGATCGCGATGCTGGTGATCTCGTTGCTGGAGAGTCTATTTGTCCTGCCCGCTCACTTGGCTCATGAACACTCGGGCTTCTTCCGTTTCCTGGGCATCCTGTTGTATCCGTTGCGTCCGATCGGAATGTTGCTAACGGCGATCGGCAGTCGAACCAGTCGTGGTTTGGAACTGTTCGCCGAACGCGTTTATCTACCCGTCTTCAAATATGCGCTGCAATTCCCCACCATCCCGATCAGCATTGCGTTTGGAATGTTGATCGTCACGGTCGGCATGGTCCGTGGCGGAATCGTGCAAAAAAATCTCTTTCCCAAGTTGGACAGCAATAACGTGAAGGCCACGGTGGTCTTTCCCGATGGCACGCCGATGGCAATTACCGACGCCGCGACAGCAAAAATGGAAGAAGCGATCCGTCGCGTGAGCGCGGAGATTGCGGCGGAGCGATCGGCCGCGGAAAAGAAGACGCCGCTGGAGTTATATCCCGACAGTCCGCTGACCATGACCGGCCCGGTGAAGTTGACGTTTCGGCAAGTCGGGTCGATGACGACCGGAGGGGGCGCGGCGGAACAAACGACGACAGGCAGTCACGCCGGCCAGGTGTTGGTGGAACTGTACGACACCACGGTCCGGACGACCAAGTCCAGCGAATTGCTGAACCGCTGGCGTGACGCGGTGGGGGAATTGCCAGGTGCCGAGAGTGTCGTCTTTGGAACCGAGGACATGGGGCCTGGCGGAGCGGCGATTGAATTTAAGTTGCTCGCTCCGGCGGACAAGATGGATGCGTTGGAAGCGGCGACCGAAGCGGCCAAAGCACAATTAGCGACTAAGGAAGGCGTGTTCGATATTCGCGACGACAACACGCCCGGAAAATGGGAATTCCAATTCAAGGTGAAAGAGGACGCGTTGGCTACCGGCGTGACACCGACCGATCTAGGCGAGACGGTCCGCAATGCCTATTACGGTGCCGAAGTGATGCGTCTGCAGCGCGGTCGCAACGAAGTCAAATTGATGGTTCGTTATCCCAAAGAGCAACGCAGCACGTTGGGCAATTTTAATGAGATCTTTGTGCGCACCGAGGGGATCAGCCCTGGGATGGCGGCGGAACGACCGATCACGGAGTTGGCCGATCTGGAGATCCGTCGTGGATTTTCGGAAATCAACCGCGTCGATCAACGCCGTTCGATCACCGTGACCGCAGATATCGACGAGACCAAGGCGAACGGATCGGATATCGTGGCGGCGTTGCAGAAGCAGTTTGAACCAACGCTGCAGGAAAAGTTTCCGGGCGTGAGCATTCGTTGGGAAGGGCAACAGGAACAGAGTCGCGAATCGGTCGGCAGTTTGATGGTGGGTTTTGCCGTGGCGATGTTCTGCATGTTCATCTTGCTGGTGCTGCAATTCCGCAGCTACTTCCAACCGTTGATCATCCTGGCGATCATCCCCTTTGGCATGATTGGAGCGGTCTGGGGACACGCCGTGATGGGACTGCCGTTGTCGCTGTTCAGCATGTTTGGCCTGGTCGCGCTTGCGGGCGTGGTGGTGAACGATTCAATCGTCCTTGTCGACTTCATCAACTCAAGAATTCGCGCCGGCGAACCGCCAGCGATGGCCTTGCTGGAATCGGGGCAGCGTCGCTTCCGCCCGGTGATCTTGACCAGCTTCACGACGATTGCGGGATTGTTGCCGCTGCTGTTGGAGAAGTCATTTCAAGCTCAGTTGTTGATCCCGATGGCGACCAGTTTGGCGTTCGGTCTTTTGACGGCGACCGTGCTCGTTTTGTTCATGGTGCCGATCTTGTACATGTTGTACTTGAAGATGCTCGAACGAATGGGAATTCCCTACACCGACCATACCGCCACGAACCTTGAGATCCAAACGCATCCGGCAACGCACTAA
- a CDS encoding serine/threonine-protein kinase produces MNARQATESRFLDTLRRSELLADEEIDPFVERRGLTESDDTSIAREFLNAQLLTPFQAKYLLHGRWRGLVIGKYRIFEPVSAGGMGEIYLARQAGSDTPVAIKILRSELRESPRMIERFRLEAFAVMTLKHPNLMRGIEYDTIQQMRKQTHYLVTEFVPGPNLYELTVIRRQLPWQQACDIAQQAALGLHYAHQHGFVHRDVKPGNLIVSSSGIVKVVDFGLAQYKGEDESFGFSMRKRRGTERFAAPEQSVSDYPIDPRTDVYSLGCTLFLALCGSPPSDDSPDLYPSSKTAIKRLLARRDDLPADLLPIIKRMLRRKPEQRYETAAEVADALAPFSKQLAVDINYPALLRAREKSRRSEASWNTDAKVTATTEENEPLQTIESHRDAVLNAFSGEADRSTQRRAVGEIGEDGNDRFAEIYRRHRQQVDRLSERIDALEQSLRESRATESELRTLLGAKEIEKQQVIAENRQIVDLMRREAIAIQNAQHEQVTAQQKQRIDQLEQTLQTTLQRLSELQSRYDREIADRDREHAHTVDRLGKQLAGTRELYRSERGKRKRTIKFLRRLQTQIHDLERHRHDVQLQFKQATDSAVSERQQRSRAESMLENCTERLNEVVRRANALSTQVTAMFAQLASHQAEENFFESYEKACESDGDPPHRTHELLDELLADSCPPDTLPNHYSDEE; encoded by the coding sequence ATGAACGCGCGCCAAGCCACCGAAAGTAGGTTCCTCGATACGCTGCGACGCAGCGAATTGTTAGCGGACGAAGAGATCGATCCGTTTGTGGAGCGGCGTGGATTGACCGAATCCGACGACACGTCGATCGCGCGGGAATTCCTGAACGCCCAACTACTCACTCCATTCCAGGCCAAATATCTGCTGCATGGCCGTTGGCGGGGATTGGTGATCGGCAAGTACCGGATTTTCGAACCGGTCAGCGCAGGAGGGATGGGGGAAATCTACCTGGCCCGGCAAGCGGGATCCGATACCCCCGTGGCCATCAAGATCCTTCGCAGCGAATTGCGAGAATCGCCACGGATGATCGAGCGTTTCCGATTGGAAGCGTTTGCGGTGATGACGCTCAAACATCCGAATTTGATGCGTGGGATCGAATACGACACGATCCAACAGATGCGGAAGCAGACCCATTATCTGGTCACCGAATTTGTTCCTGGGCCCAACCTTTACGAATTGACGGTGATCCGCCGTCAGTTGCCTTGGCAACAAGCGTGCGACATCGCTCAACAAGCGGCGTTGGGATTGCATTACGCCCACCAGCACGGCTTCGTGCACCGCGACGTGAAACCGGGCAACCTGATCGTTTCCTCATCGGGAATCGTCAAAGTAGTCGATTTCGGTTTGGCACAATACAAAGGGGAAGACGAATCGTTTGGGTTCTCGATGCGAAAACGTCGTGGCACCGAGCGTTTCGCGGCTCCCGAACAATCGGTCAGCGATTATCCGATCGATCCGCGGACCGACGTCTACTCGCTCGGCTGCACGCTCTTCCTGGCACTTTGTGGATCTCCGCCGAGCGACGATTCTCCCGACCTCTATCCCAGTTCCAAAACGGCGATCAAGCGTCTGCTGGCGCGGCGGGACGATCTGCCGGCCGACCTGCTGCCGATTATCAAGCGGATGCTGCGCCGCAAGCCGGAACAGCGGTACGAAACCGCCGCGGAAGTTGCCGACGCATTGGCTCCGTTTAGCAAACAGTTAGCCGTCGATATCAACTACCCCGCGTTGCTGCGGGCTCGCGAAAAATCGCGTCGCTCCGAAGCCTCATGGAACACCGACGCAAAAGTCACTGCAACAACCGAAGAGAACGAACCGCTTCAAACGATCGAATCGCATCGCGACGCCGTCTTGAACGCCTTTTCTGGAGAAGCGGATCGGTCGACGCAGCGCCGGGCCGTGGGAGAAATCGGGGAGGATGGAAACGACCGCTTTGCGGAGATCTATCGTCGGCATCGCCAACAGGTCGACCGGCTCAGCGAACGGATCGATGCGTTGGAACAATCGCTTCGCGAAAGTCGCGCGACCGAGAGCGAACTGCGAACCTTGCTGGGTGCGAAGGAGATCGAGAAACAGCAAGTGATCGCGGAAAATCGTCAGATCGTCGATTTGATGCGACGCGAAGCGATCGCGATTCAAAACGCCCAGCATGAACAAGTAACCGCTCAACAGAAGCAACGAATAGATCAGTTGGAGCAAACGCTGCAAACCACTTTGCAACGATTGAGCGAACTGCAATCGCGGTATGATCGGGAGATTGCAGATCGCGATCGTGAACACGCCCACACCGTCGACCGTCTCGGCAAGCAATTGGCCGGGACCCGCGAACTTTATCGAAGCGAACGCGGTAAGCGGAAACGAACCATCAAATTCCTGCGGCGGTTGCAAACGCAGATCCACGATTTGGAACGCCACAGACACGACGTTCAACTTCAGTTCAAGCAAGCGACGGACTCCGCCGTCTCGGAACGCCAGCAGCGTTCGCGAGCCGAAAGCATGCTGGAGAACTGCACCGAACGCTTAAACGAAGTCGTCCGACGTGCAAACGCTTTGTCGACCCAAGTAACGGCAATGTTCGCTCAACTGGCGAGCCATCAGGCGGAAGAGAACTTCTTCGAAAGCTACGAGAAGGCTTGCGAATCCGATGGCGATCCGCCTCACCGAACGCATGAGTTGTTGGATGAATTGCTGGCCGATTCCTGTCCGCCCGATACTTTACCGAATCACTATTCCGACGAAGAATAG